A stretch of Brassica rapa cultivar Chiifu-401-42 chromosome A08, CAAS_Brap_v3.01, whole genome shotgun sequence DNA encodes these proteins:
- the LOC103833555 gene encoding outer envelope pore protein 16-2, chloroplastic has product MDKSGGRKVMDEIRSFEKASLFDLGHPLLNRIADSFVKAAGVGALQAVSREAYFTVVDGAGFEASNMGPPSENAGSKKHRFPNLSGESSKSLDALVKNTGKESLQWGLAAGLYSGITYGMKEARGGAHDWRNSAVAGALTGGAMAMTTSESTSHEQVVQSALTGAAISTAANLLSSVF; this is encoded by the exons atggaCAAGAGTGGAGGAAGAAAGGTAATGGATGAGATAAGGAGCTTTGAGAAGGCAAGTTTGTTTGATCTTGGCCATCCTCTTCTCAACCGCATCGCTGACTCTTTCGTCAAAGCCGCCGGt GTCGGAGCTTTACAAGCTGTGTCTAGGGAAGCTTACTTCACGGTGGTTGATG GGGCAGGATTTGAGGCAAGCAACATGGGTCCACCTTCTGAGAATGCTGGCAGCAAGAAACATAGGTTTCCTAATC TTTCAGGGGAAAGCAGCAAATCACTGGATGCATTG GTGAAGAACACAGGAAAAGAATCTCTCCAGTGGG GGCTTGCAGCTGGATTATACTCGGGTATAACTTATGGTATGAAGGAGGCTCGTGGAGGAGCTCATGATTGG aGGAATAGCGCGGTGGCTGGAGCATTAACAGGAGGGGCGATGGCTATGACGACCTCGGAGAGTACAAGCCATGAGCAAGTGGTTCAGTCTGCTCTTACCGGAGCAGCCATTTCCACAGCTGCTAATCTCCTTTCCAGCGTTTTCTAG
- the LOC103849885 gene encoding uncharacterized protein LOC103849885, which translates to MASKKPVNRPSVRHPSHNHPLRVFKAQNEDEIICSGCELDLTGQAFKCTKDCDYFLHKSCFDLPCEINHKSHPDHPITLFYSPPYDHQSYECDACGEYGSGFTYNCSVCKYDVHVGCAFIPETVDREDHKHPLTLLYKIPCEDGKIYVCDVCEEEVSENLWTYYCKECDYGTHVHSCALDEDYEEEEEENRESSSAASRMKSLMKAQDEMAAMKLESRMKKAANNAIIYSIR; encoded by the coding sequence ATGGCTTCCAAAAAACCTGTTAACCGCCCATCAGTTAGGCACCCGAGTCACAACCATCCATTGCGCGTCTTTAAGGCCCAAAATGAAGATGAGATTATCTGTTCAGGATGCGAGCTCGACCTAACCGGACAAGCTTTCAAGTGTACGAAGGACTGTGATTACTTCTTGCACAAGTCATGTTTTGACCTACCTTGTGAAATCAATCACAAGTCTCATCCTGACCATCCCATAACCCTGTTTTATTCTCCACCTTATGATCATCAGTCTTACGAGTGTGACGCTTGCGGTGAGTACGGATCAGGATTCACTTACAATTGTTCTGTGTGTAAATACGACGTTCATGTCGGATGTGCTTTCATCCCTGAGACAGTGGACCGTGAAGACCACAAACACCCACTCACTCTACTTTACAAGATTCCTTGCGAAGATGGCAAGATATACGTATGTGATGTTTGTGAAGAAGAGGTATCGGAGAATCTTTGGACTTATTACTGCAAAGAATGTGATTACGGTACGCATGTGCATTCTTGCGCCCTTGATGAAGATtatgaggaggaagaggaggagaatcGAGAATCCAGCTCCGCGGCTTCAAGGATGAAGTCGTTGATGAAGGCTCAAGACGAGATGGCGGCGATGAAGCTCGAGTCACGTATGAAGAAAGCCGCTAATAATGCTATTATTTATTCCataagatga
- the LOC103833556 gene encoding transcription factor bHLH147 produces the protein MESMNQPTSIGYDQSRRKRKKKQPSPAPSQSSVQLWRSEKQQQIYSTNIIQSLRELRISAAAADQSPSLPPRGGGIAVRDAAYRSLAVTARGRTLWSRAILSKAVKVKLKFRKQNRPRYSNPPPTITGNNRLRKKRATVLRLKAKGLPAVQRKVKLLSRLIPGCRKQPLPVVLEETTDYIVAMEMQIRALNAIISAVGSGSSGGDR, from the coding sequence ATGGAGTCGATGAATCAGCCGACGAGCATTGGTTATGATCAATCACGGCGTAAGCGGAAGAAGAAACAGCCGTCACCAGCACCGTCTCAATCCTCGGTGCAGCTATGGAGATCAGAGAAGCAACAACAGATCTACTCCACCAACATCATTCAATCTCTAAGAGAACTCCGGATTAGCGCCGCCGCCGCGGATCAATCTCCGTCGTTACCTCCTCGCGGCGGAGGTATAGCCGTACGTGACGCTGCTTACAGGTCTCTGGCGGTTACGGCGAGGGGCAGAACGCTATGGAGCCGAGCTATTTTATCTAAGGCGGTTAAAGTGAAGCTCAAGTTCAGGAAACAGAACCGGCCGAGATATTCGAATCCTCCTCCGACGATAACCGGGAATAACCGGTTAAGGAAGAAGAGAGCTACGGTTTTGAGGCTGAAGGCGAAGGGTTTGCCAGCTGTGCAGAGGAAAGTGAAATTGCTTAGCCGGTTAATTCCTGGTTGCCGGAAACAACCGTTACCGGTGGTTCTAGAAGAAACCACCGATTATATTGTTGCCATGGAGATGCAGATTCGTGCTTTGAATGCAATTATCTCCGCCGTTGGCTCTGGCTCTAGCGGCGGAGACAGGTGA